DNA sequence from the Borrelia puertoricensis genome:
ATGCCATATGGATTTACACTATGAAACATACAAGCTTCATATAAATACTTAGCTGTAAATTTAAGATGTAGATTATCTCGCTTATTACTATAAATAACGATATTATTTGTTTTCTCTAGGGAGCCTGGGTTTTTAAATATTTCTTTTATTTCACTCTCTTTAGTAGAGAAAACAAAAAAAGTATCAGGCATCTTGAATTTCAAGTAATCATCTTTGTATACAACTAGCCCATCATCTCCATTATTATCTTTATCATAAGTATTAATAAGTACAACAAATGAGTGTCTGTGTGTTTTAAGATAAGTCTTAATAGTCTCAGGTTTATCTTTATAAATAAAGAGCATAGCAGATTTTAATGCTACACTGGGAGAGTTAAAGAAATCAGACATAACATTCTTTAATAGTTCCTTTTCTTTAGTAAATTCATCCTCTCCATTACTATCTTCCTTTTCTAATGCTTCTATTTGCTTTTCATAGTTATTTATTGTCAGACTTAAGACTTTATAATTTGCACTATCTTTATTCACCTTTATTTTCAATGTTTTATAAACTAGTAACGGAGAATAATAGTTTATTGTTGTGTTATGTACTTTATTATTAATTAGATTTACACTAATTGTATCTTGTGGCAAAGTATTACTCCTTCCTTTCAAATATTTGGATTCCAGCTTTAAAACTAGCTGATGAGCTATAAGCAGTGTTACTACATTTTGTTCCCAAAGTAATGAGACCTGTATTTTGCATATTAGATGTTGGACG
Encoded proteins:
- a CDS encoding DUF787 family protein, whose translation is MPQDTISVNLINNKVHNTTINYYSPLLVYKTLKIKVNKDSANYKVLSLTINNYEKQIEALEKEDSNGEDEFTKEKELLKNVMSDFFNSPSVALKSAMLFIYKDKPETIKTYLKTHRHSFVVLINTYDKDNNGDDGLVVYKDDYLKFKMPDTFFVFSTKESEIKEIFKNPGSLEKTNNIVIYSNKRDNLHLKFTAKYLYEACMFHSVNPYGMNLAARPLVDDEVITKLRTANINFYSYLNETGLDKVSAFKEGVDLAGNPIDQLFTYHYIKQEAIIELIRIWNINNRQNSKLSRLQLSGARDNAYTSAIECLLKRYIERGLIVSYSNLNIILSPSPQLKLELTIDITYNYSINSLSFIITTKDITDYLNKLEN